One genomic segment of Hevea brasiliensis isolate MT/VB/25A 57/8 chromosome 3, ASM3005281v1, whole genome shotgun sequence includes these proteins:
- the LOC110632685 gene encoding pentatricopeptide repeat-containing protein At4g20090: MPSIRQFHLQDINQVNNYFYMILSKFPFHFAHFHFSVLTIPPNGIIGTEPQNNNDQNNHLQNSNQPESSISDKIFNSAPKMGSYKLGDSTFYSLIENYANLGDFKSLENVLDRMRLENRVFTERSFVLMFKAYGKAHLPEKAIELFDKMCYEFQCKRTVKSFNSVLNVIIQEGLYNRAMEFYNYVVGARHMNISPNLLSFNLVIKAMCKLGLVDEAIEAFREIPIRKCVPDSYTYCTLMDGLCKEDRIDEAVSLLDEMQIEGCFPSPVMFNVLINGLCKKGDLTRVTKLVDNMFLKGCVPNEVTYNTLIHGLCLKGNLDKALSLLDRMVLSKCVPNEVTYGTIINGLVKQGRALDGVRVLLLMEERGHHVNEYVCSVLVSGLFKEGKCQEAMKLFKESVEKGCKLNTILYSALVDGLCREGKPDEAMQILYEMANKGCKPNAFTYSSLMKGFFETGNSHKAIEVWRDMEKNNCIQNEVCYSVLIHGLCKNGNVKEAMMVWEQMLGKGCRPDVVAYSSMIHGLCKVGLIEKALKLYNEMLCLESHYQPDVITYNILFNALCKQSSISHAVDILNRMLDQGCDPDLVTCNIFLRMLREKLDPPQDGQEFLDELVVRLLKRQRILGASKIVEVMLQKFLLPKASTWARVVQVLCKSKKIQAVIDKCWSNLYC; encoded by the coding sequence ATGCCCTCTATACGACAGTTCCATCTTCAAGACATCAACCAGGTTAACAACTACTTTTATATGATCCTAAGCAAGTTCCCTTTTCATTTTGCACACTTTCATTTTTCAGTTCTTACAATTCCACCGAATGGAATTATTGGAACTGAACCCCAAAACAACAATGACCAGAATAACCATCTTCAAAACAGTAATCAACCTGAGTCCTCAATATCTGATAAAATCTTCAATTCAGCTCCAAAAATGGGTTCTTACAAGCTGGGTGATTCAACATTTTACTCGCTCATTGAAAACTATGCCAATTTGGGTGATTTTAAGTCATTGGAGAATGTTTTGGATCGAATGAGACTTGAAAACAGAGTCTTTACAGAAAGGAGTTTTGTTCTTATGTTTAAGGCTTACGGGAAAGCTCATTTACCTGAAAAGGCCAttgaattatttgataaaatgtgCTATGAATTTCAGTGTAAACGAACGGTAAAGTCATTTAACTCGGTTCTTAATGTTATTATACAAGAGGGCCTTTACAATCGTGCTATGGAGTTCTATAATTATGTTGTTGGTGCGAGACACATGAATATATCACCTAACTTACTTAGCTTTAATTTGGTTATCAAGGCTATGTGTAAGCTTGGATTGGTTGATGAAGCAATTGAGGCATTTAGAGAGATACCAATTAGGAAATGTGTACCTGATTCTTACACTTACTGTACATTGATGGATGGGCTTTGCAAGGAGGATAGGATTGATGAGGCGGTTTCTTTGTTAGATGAAATGCAAATTGAGGGGTGTTTTCCTAGTCCAGTTATGTTTAATGTGTTGATTAATGGGTTATGCAAGAAGGGTGATTTAACACGGGTGACAAAGCTTGTTGACAATATGTTTCTTAAAGGTTGTGTTCCTAATGAAGTGACCTATAACACACTTATTCATGGTTTGTGCTTGAAGGGGAATTTGGATAAAGCACTTAGTCTTTTGGATCGGATGGTTCTGAGTAAATGTGTGCCTAATGAAGTCACATATGGAACAATCATTAATGGGCTTGTTAAGCAAGGAAGAGCTCTTGATGGGGTTCGTGTGTTACTTTTGATGGAAGAAAGAGGACATCATGTGAATGAGTATGTTTGTTCAGTGCTAGTTAGTGGGTTGTTTAAGGAGGGAAAGTGTCAGGAGGCAATGAAATTGTTCAAGGAGTCGGTAGAGAAAGGATGCAAACTCAACACTATTCTATACAGTGCTCTTGTAGATGGTTTGTGTCGAGAGGGAAAGCCAGATGAAGCAATGCAAATTCTTTATGAGATGGCAAATAAGGGTTGCAAACCCAATGCTTTCACTTATAGCTCCTTGATGAAGGGATTCTTTGAGACAGGTAATAGCCATAAAGCCATTGAAGTGTGGAGAGACATGGAAAAGAATAATTGTATTCAGAATGAGGTTTGTTATAGTGTACTAATTCATGGGCTATGCAAGAATGGGAATGTCAAGGAGGCAATGATGGTGTGGGAACAAATGTTGGGGAAAGGATGTAGGCCTGATGTTGTGGCTTATAGTTCAATGATACATGGCCTTTGCAAGGTTGGGTTGATAGAAAAGGCTTTAAAACTTTATAATGAGATGCTTTGTTTGGAATCTCATTATCAACCGGATGTGATCACATATAACATACTTTTCAACGCTTTATGTAAGCAGAGTAGCATCTCTCATGCTGTTGATATTCTAAATAGAATGCTGGATCAGGGATGCGATCCTGACTTGGTTACGTGCAACATATTCTTGAGAATGTTGCGAGAAAAGCTAGACCCACCTCAAGATGGGCAGGAGTTTCTAGATGAGCTTGTGGTTCGCCTACTAAAGAGGCAGAGAATTTTAGGTGCTTCTAAGATTGTAGAAGTGATGTTGCAGAAGTTTTTGCTACCAAAAGCCTCTACTTGGGCAAGAGTTGTTCAAGTTCTATGTAAATCTAAGAAGATTCAAGCAGTCATTGACAAGTGTTGGAGCAACCTATATTGCTAA